Proteins from a genomic interval of Yoonia sp. GPGPB17:
- a CDS encoding HAD hydrolase family protein, with product MTLSLGHDKVDQMRGIIAVYKPRHVIALGDAPNDIAMLEAADIGIVIANPAHPPLPPLKTEGAGRIVRTQDAGPAGWNWAIHSAIDRLEVSRTPTHG from the coding sequence TTGACGCTGTCTTTGGGGCATGACAAAGTTGATCAGATGCGCGGCATCATCGCCGTCTACAAGCCCCGGCATGTCATCGCATTGGGCGATGCCCCCAATGATATCGCTATGCTAGAGGCCGCTGATATCGGCATCGTCATCGCGAACCCCGCCCACCCACCGTTGCCACCCCTCAAAACCGAAGGCGCGGGTCGCATTGTCCGCACTCAAGATGCAGGCCCCGCCGGTTGGAACTGGGCTATCCATTCTGCAATTGACCGCCTTGAAGTGAGTAGGACACCAACCCATGGCTGA
- a CDS encoding glycosyl transferase gives MADFHQNGNITTLHNLRTRVVAEMEAELNAFAATRKISLILPCLYSELEGDAMPHILTELAKVNYLHRIIVGLDAADEKQFRHAKSFFKGLNQNHIVIWNDSPRMLALGARLRELGLAPSEQGKGKNVWSSLGYLMSCADSAVMAIHDCDILTYDKEMLARLVYPVANPTFPYQVAKGYYARIGGGKLNGRVTRLLVSPLLIALNRVIGPRDYIDYLRSFRYPLSGEFAMRTAILPDLRIPSDWGLEIGVLSEAWRNLAPKAVCQVEISDAYDHKHQDLAADTAGSGLNRMSTDICKAIFRKLAADGTVFTPNIFRTLKATYYRCALDVLEGYYSDAKMNGLVIDRHTEENSIEMFAENIMRAGKVFLDNPHETPFIPTWNRVHAADPTFLADMNTAAKADEAEFQ, from the coding sequence ATGGCTGATTTCCATCAAAACGGTAACATTACGACTCTTCACAATCTGCGCACCCGGGTGGTCGCGGAAATGGAGGCGGAACTGAATGCGTTCGCCGCGACCCGCAAGATATCCTTGATCCTGCCCTGCCTCTATTCAGAGCTAGAGGGTGATGCCATGCCCCATATTCTGACTGAGCTTGCCAAGGTAAACTACCTGCACCGGATCATTGTTGGCTTGGATGCAGCAGATGAAAAGCAATTCCGCCATGCGAAGTCATTTTTCAAAGGTCTCAACCAGAACCATATCGTCATTTGGAATGACAGCCCGCGCATGTTGGCGCTGGGCGCACGCCTGCGCGAACTGGGCCTGGCCCCCAGTGAGCAGGGTAAGGGCAAGAACGTCTGGTCGTCCCTTGGCTATCTGATGAGCTGTGCGGACAGTGCCGTCATGGCGATCCATGATTGTGATATCCTGACATATGATAAGGAGATGTTGGCGCGCCTCGTCTATCCGGTTGCCAACCCAACCTTCCCCTACCAGGTGGCCAAGGGATATTACGCCCGCATCGGGGGCGGCAAGCTGAATGGTCGGGTGACGCGTTTGTTGGTCAGCCCGCTTTTGATCGCGCTGAACCGGGTGATCGGGCCACGTGACTACATCGACTACCTGCGCAGTTTCCGCTATCCTTTGTCAGGCGAATTTGCGATGCGCACCGCTATTTTGCCCGATCTGCGTATTCCATCCGACTGGGGGCTGGAGATTGGGGTGCTGTCAGAGGCATGGCGTAACCTGGCACCAAAAGCCGTTTGTCAGGTCGAGATTTCGGATGCCTATGATCACAAGCATCAGGATTTGGCCGCCGATACCGCCGGGTCTGGCCTGAACCGAATGTCCACCGACATTTGCAAAGCAATCTTTCGTAAGCTTGCGGCGGATGGCACTGTCTTTACCCCCAATATCTTTCGCACTTTGAAGGCCACTTACTACCGCTGCGCGCTTGATGTGTTGGAAGGCTACTACAGTGACGCCAAGATGAATGGCCTTGTCATAGACCGCCATACCGAAGAAAACTCGATTGAGATGTTTGCCGAGAACATCATGCGGGCCGGAAAGGTGTTCCTCGATAACCCTCATGAGACACCGTTCATCCCAACCTGGAACCGCGTGCATGCCGCCGATCCCACCTTTTTGGCCGATATGAACACTGCGGCAAAAGCGGACGAGGCCGAGTTTCAGTGA